One genomic window of Terriglobia bacterium includes the following:
- the tnpA gene encoding IS200/IS605 family transposase — STKGRRKLIPKDIQPRLWGYIAAICKNNAMTVFAVGGMSDHIHILFRLPPALSLVRAVTLIKSNSSKWMRETKKTFAWQNGYGAFSVSSSNVSTIRYIDQQEAHHRKKSFEDEFVALLKRHGVDFDSRYVFD; from the coding sequence CTCTACTAAGGGACGTCGCAAACTCATTCCCAAAGATATTCAACCGCGCCTTTGGGGATACATCGCCGCGATCTGCAAAAACAATGCGATGACCGTGTTCGCCGTTGGCGGAATGAGTGACCATATTCACATTCTCTTTCGCCTTCCGCCGGCGTTGTCATTGGTGCGGGCCGTGACGCTCATCAAATCCAACTCGTCCAAATGGATGAGGGAGACGAAAAAGACCTTTGCCTGGCAGAACGGCTACGGCGCGTTCAGCGTGAGCTCATCGAATGTGTCCACGATTCGGTACATCGACCAGCAGGAAGCACACCACAGGAAGAAATCGTTTGAAGACGAGTTTGTTGCCTTGTTGAAGAGACACGGCGTGGATTTTGATTCCAGGTATGTTTTCGATTAG